The Haematobia irritans isolate KBUSLIRL chromosome 1, ASM5000362v1, whole genome shotgun sequence DNA segment AGATAACATTGTACCaactttgggtaagatcggttaggatattatggccaaatttaggtaAATCGGATGGTACACGCATAGAAGAATATAATCACCCCAAATATGTGTTAAgagcaatatgttatttttggacggtgaacaaaaaaaaaataaatggttgccgaaatcggatacataattttcgagaaaataacatggttgcgacaaacaggttgcatgttcaccgtccaaaaataacattttgttctagaaacatgtttgaggtgatcaaattgcttctctttgtgtacgtatatatgagagttatataaaaatctgaaccaatttggatgatatttggcaGATTTAGCTGATACCATAGATGcttacattttgccaaatttgaataagATTGGTTAACAAATAAGgcttttatggtcaaattttggaaagtcggtcaaatttgacgccgatcggttagtaaagtaGCGCGATCTGAcctcatttatcgaaatcgtgcgatacatatacatacatggtggttatatctaaatttgattcgtttttttccaaattcaaaagcGTTCGTACTTGTAcctcagtgataagagttcaccactatggtatcacaatggactgaatagtctaagtgagcctgatacagcaGGTAGCcacctaagctaacctaacctcgactcaggaggtgattctgcgtCGATCGGAGTACGGtttctaaaatcaataattCCGATAGGCATTGTTTTGcagatcaaaattattttacCCTGACCACCATGTTAGCTTTCCAAAAGACGGATTTGATCCTGTATTCTTTTTTTGCAATCTATAATCTTCAATTGACGAAGATGTTTTCCAATTGgagtggaaataaaaaaatctaccaaaatctgaAATCGATTTTTTAACTTGTGATAATATGCACAATTTGAATAAAttgattttaccaaattttgaaaaaatcattcattgtggaaaattaaaattttcacaatttcaataaaaatgcgaaaatttggtaaattttgtaaaagccgatatgtatgtttttatggtgttttttttttttttcaaaatattcccagtATTGAAAgatattcagatttttttttaattttttaatattttatcgttTTAATTCTTAACAAAATAGtaacaaacaataacaacattTGATGGCACTCAATGGAGTTATCAAACACACCTAAATTACCTTACTTCAAACGCAAGCGGCGACGGTGGACGGAAGCGGGAAGATAAGTGTTGCTGGTGGCAGCACCGGAAGGAGCAGCAGCAGGGGCGAATGGAGCTTGAGAGGCAAAGTTCAAGGAGGAGGCAACACCACCATCGATGTGTTGGGAAGCACCGCCCAAAGCATCATATTGACCTTGGATAGCCTTTTGGGCATTGGCAGCATCTTCAGGAGTGCGGTATTTGACAAAGTGGACTTCGGGTTTGTTGTTGGCATTGCTGTTCTCAGCGTTCAATTTGTTGGCCAATTCAGCGAGATCGGTTTGCTTGTTGAGGACATAGATGGCAGTCTGTTGGCTGGCGGCATTCTTGGCCAAAGCAAGGGCGGCATCTTCCAAACCGCTGCTTTCGGGGCCCTTGATGAAGACTACACGGAGACCTTGCTTGACGGAGTTGGCGAATTGTTGAGTGGCAGCGGGATCATGGAAATCTTCATCGTTGGCAGTGTAGGTGATGAATTCCTTTTCGGGAGCGGCTTGAACAGGGGCTTCATGGGAGGATGAGCCAAAGCTACCTTGGGAACCACCGAATGAAGGAGCAGAGCTGCTGCCACCGAATGAACTAGGGCCAGAACTGCTACCACTgaaagcgggagcggcattgctACCACCGAAAGAGGGACCAGAGCTGCTACCACCGAATGAGCTGGGACCAGAGCTGCCACCACCGAATGAGCTATCGTAAGAGGGAGCAGAGTTCGAGGAGGAACCAAAACCACCATTACCACCGGATCCAAAACCACCGCTGCTTCCAGGTTGATAGTTATATTGAGCACAAGCGGCTGCTACCAAACACAATACGATAAAGGCACGCATTTTGCTGATTTTCTTTTGAGAATTGAATTGAGATGTTATTGTTTGATGAAGTTCGAGACTAGAATGATTTGAAAGTCCAATGGAATTCACTTTTATACAAATTCATTGGTACTTTGTCGCACCACTAAAGCCTCACCAGTGTGACTCATAATCGGAGATATGTTTAGAAATATGCTCGCAAAAATATCGATCATAAAAGCCATGAAATATTCATTAACTCGCGTCGGTGGCGTCGGCGGCGTCAAAGTATCACCATCATATCAGCATAATATTTGCcgatatatttctttaattcatATCTCTTCAgctaatttttgcataattttttgaTTCGCATAAGCGTGAATTGTTGATTTCCTGTACATTTAAATCAATGAGAAGTTTCCTGATATTTAGGGTCATCTCCATACGCCATAGTCTCTACTATGCTCTCAACAGTGGTCCATATACACCAACCAATGAGTGCACTAAGTGTTCAAGCACTCAATTCGAAACAACCAAACCAAATACCGGTCATCCAGTCATATTTGGGTATTATCAAATCTCTAGCCTATTTTCATTGTTGTCTATGTCGTCGTCAAGTCTCTAGACATGTCTTGCCGTTTAGTAGGCTACTtaattaaatacaaatatttttactaaattttttgattatattttaatatatttaaatttgaaaaaatataaaaaacccaCAATGAAATCTGAATTCTTTGTTGGCCAAATAACAtgggcaaaatttttgaatttctgcAAATGTTTGGCGAAATctttgtgtgtttgtgtgtgtttttttttaatatttgcacCGATGATATCGCTGATATTGCACGAGATAATgagtttagaaacaaaattattaattttagtgATGTGTTTATATTCTACTTTAAATCTTTAATCTTTCCGGTTCATTGACATTGAACCATATTGTGACCATAACTTTCGTTTATCTAAACACGTACGAGTATATATTAGTGTTTTAAACATTGTACTCGGTTTAGTTCGTTTTAACTATTGTACCAGGAAATTGGAATAGTCGgacgtttattaaaaaaatattttttttatttaattaaattttttcggcAGTAGTATGAGAgaggaaaattaattgatatgaaGGTTGTGCGAAAAGTACTTATCCTGTAAAAAAGGAAAAatggtttatttattattaaatataatcTTAGTTTAACTCGATGCTGCTTTTATGGTGATGTAATATTACATTTTCTTGAGGCTTGTAAAATATGCTACGATGAACTCTTTATCCTACCCATACTTGTGCTCACCGAGtataatttttgaaacaaacatacaccctcaaaaaaaaaatcgcttctctaacatatgttccaaacatattttgcattattggatactgccgaaacgttaatatgtttgttttatgtgaacttattttatgtttggaagcattttgagcccaaaaatattatatatttggaagaattttccccaaacataatttttcacttccacgacttttttttagttcttggcaccttttctgtaatacaaataatgttgaagaaattattcaattttatattttttttaattttacctttcgcctgaacggagaatcgaaccgaggaccatacagtttgtaagccaacacactatccactaggctacgtagctgttatagtcaccagtagacaattatcgttataagttacatttatatagcatagcttgcggcgcccacgagcccatgcaaacataacattatttaccaGAAAcacacatttgttggccacgtggagcggtggttagcatgtctgccttgcatgcaaagggtcctgggtacaatccctgctccgaccgttttttattaatttacacatgtatatttaaactatattaaatttttataatgaaacttcgaaatgtgggttattaaagatttacagtcagaaacagtgctgaaATGGActaagcttttggataaaatattatttttttattgcaaaaataacaattttgtaacaaaacaagtaaggaaagtctaaagttgggcggggccgactatattataccctgcaccactttgtagatctaaattttcgataccatatccgtcaaatgtgttgggggctatatataaaggtttgtcccaaatacatacatttaaatatcactcgatctggaccgaattagatagacttctacaaaatctatagactcaaaatttaagtcggctaatgcacttgggtggaacacaatgttagtaaaaaaatatgggaaacatttaaatctgaagcaattttaaggaaactttgcaaaagtttatttatgatttatcgctcgatatatatgtattagaagtttaggaaaattagagtcatttttacaacttttcgactaagcagtggcgattttacaaggaaaatgttggtattttgaccatttttgtcgaaatcagaaaaacatatatatgggagctatatctaaatctgaaccgatttcaaccaaatttggcacgcatagttacaatgctaatactactctctgtgcaaaatttcaactaaatcggagttaaaaattggcctctgtggtcatatgagtgtaaatcgggcgaaagctatatatgggagatatatgtaaatctgaaccgatttcaaccaaatttggcacgcatagatacaatgctaattctactccctgtgctaaatttcaactaaatcggagcaaaaaattggcctctgtggtcatatgagtgtaaatcgggcgaaagctatatatgggagatatatccaaatctgaaccgatttcacccaaatttggcaaacatagttacaatgctaattctactccctgtgcaaaatttcaactaaatcggagttaaaaattggcctctgtgggcaaatgagtgtaaatcgggcgaaagctatatatgggagctatatctaaatctgaaccgatttggctgatattttgcaaatttttcgagacccataaaatattcggatgtacggagtttgaggaagatcggttgatatacacgccaattatgaccagatcggtgaaaaatatatatggcagctatatctaaatctgaaccgattttttccaaaatcaatagggatcgtctttgagccgaaacaggaccctataccaaattttaggacaatcggactaaaactgcgagctgtactttgcacacaaaaatacatcaacagacagacagacggacagacagacagacagacagacagacagacagacagacagacagacagacggacatcgctaaatcgactcagaatttaattctaagccgagccgtatactaaaaggttggtctatgattactccttcttggcgttacatacaaatgcacaaacttattataccctgtaccacagtagtggtgaagggtataaaaactgtttataccctgctccacactgtggaacagggtattataagttagtacatatgtttgcaacacccagaaggagacgagatagacacatggtgtctttggcaaaaatgttcagcgtgggctcttgagtcgatatagcgatgtccgtctgtccgtgaacacatttttgtaatcaaagtctaggtcgcagttttagtccaatcgacttcgaatttgccacaagtatgtgttttggctcagaatagacccctattgattttggaagaaatctgtttagatttagatatagctcccatatatatttcgcccgatatggacttatatggccccagaagccagagttttaccctaatttgcttaaaaatttgcacaagaagaacaattagtactatagtcaagtgttccaaattttattgaaatcggttcagatttagatatagctccataatatagctttcggccgatttacattcatatgaccacagaggccaattttttgctccgatttagttgaaattttgcacaggaagtagaattagcattgtaactatgcgtgccaaatttggttgaaatcggttcagatttagatatagctcccatatatatgtttatctgatttcgataaaaattgtcagaataccaacattttccttgtaaaatcgccactgcttagtcgaaaagttgtaaaaatgactctaatttccctaaacttctaatacatatatatcgagcgataaatcataaataaacttttgtgatgtttccttaaaattgcttcagatttaaatgtttcccatatttatacccttcaccactactgtggtacagggtataataagtttgtgcatttgtatgtaacgccaagaaggagtaatcatagaccaaccttttagtatacggctcggcttagaattaaattctgagtcgatttagcgatgtccgtctgtctgtctgtctgtctgtctgtctgtccgtctgtctgtctgttgatgtatttttgtgtgcaaagtacagctcgcagttatagggtcctgtttcggctcaaagacgatccctattgattttggaaaaaatcggttcagatttagatatagctgccatatatttttcaccgatctggtcataattggcgtgtatatcaaccgatcttcctcaaactccgtacatccgaatattttatgggtctcgaaaaatttgcaaaatatcagccaaatcggttcagatttagatatagctcccatatatagctttcgcccgatttacactcatttgcccacagaggccaatttttaactccgatttagttgaaattttgcacagggagtagaattagcattgtaactatgtttgccaaatttgggtgaaatcggttcagatttggatatatctcccatatatagctttcgcccgatttacactcatatgaccacagaggccaattttttgctccgatttagttgaaatttagcacagggagtagaattagcattgtatctatgcgtgccaaatttggttgaaatcggttcagatttagatatatctcccatatatagctttcgcccgatttacactcatatgaccacagaggccaatttttaactccgatttagttgaaattttgcacagagagtagaattagcattgtaactatgcgtgccaaatttggttgaaatcggttcagatttagatatagctcccatatatatgtttttctgatttcgacaaaaatggtcaaaataccaacattttccttgtaaaatcgccactgcttagtcgaaaagttgtaaaaatgactctaattttcctaaacttctaatacatatatatcgagcgataaatcataaataaacttttgcaaagtttccttaaaattgcttcagatttaaatgtttcccatatttttttactaacattgtgttccacccaagtgcattagccgacttaaattttgagtctatagattttgtagaagtctatctaattcggtccagatcgagtgatatttaaatgtatgtatttgggacaaacctttatatatagcccccaacacatttgacggatatggtatcgaaaatttagatctacaaagtggtgcagggtataatatagtcggccccgcccaactttagactttccttacttgttttttactaacattgtgttacacactagtgcattagccaacttaaatttggagtctatagattttgtagaagtctatcaaattctgtccagatcgagtgatatttaaatgtatgtatttgggacaaacctttatatatagcccccaatacatttgacagatgtgatatggtatcgaaaatttagatctacaaagtggtgcagggtataatacagtcggccccgcccgactttagactttttactaacattgtgttccaccctagtgaattagccgacttaaattttgagtctatagattttgtagaagtctatcaaattctgtccagatcgagggatatttaaatgtgtgtatttgggacaaacctttatatatagcccccaacatatttgacggatgtgatatggtatcgaaaatttagatctacaaagtggtgcagggtataatatagtcggccccgcccgactttagactttccttacttgttttggtataaaagtttgaaattttggaaggaattcaaaaactctaacacaagaagaacgtggagtcgagtaaaaacatacataaataaatttatttaggcgtgaacagttttttactagcatttaagatacaattctctttcaaatttgggttttgtgtaattgcttctaggaagcaaattttatattttcgcttttcatctttttttcttcatatgctatcaaagtcctctaaaaacgagttaacgacaactttattttccaaattcagactcgacttccagtagaaattgttCTATGTTCATGtaaaaaattactttaaaacaaattgttgaaaaacatgtcctatatttgaacaattttttgctttctagtcaaaatgcaaaaagacaacaaatttaaagacaatttcattgattttaaagaatttttatgaattattaaagtaaagaattTTATCTCTCATGTTAtgacacccatttttaagtcaaatcacttaattataaggacaatacggcttcattgaaaagtttatcgacttttggacaaggaaaaaactttatattagagaaatgcgtc contains these protein-coding regions:
- the LOC142242331 gene encoding uncharacterized protein LOC142242331, with product MRAFIVLCLVAAACAQYNYQPGSSGGFGSGGNGGFGSSSNSAPSYDSSFGGGSSGPSSFGGSSSGPSFGGSNAAPAFSGSSSGPSSFGGSSSAPSFGGSQGSFGSSSHEAPVQAAPEKEFITYTANDEDFHDPAATQQFANSVKQGLRVVFIKGPESSGLEDAALALAKNAASQQTAIYVLNKQTDLAELANKLNAENSNANNKPEVHFVKYRTPEDAANAQKAIQGQYDALGGASQHIDGGVASSLNFASQAPFAPAAAPSGAATSNTYLPASVHRRRLRLK